Part of the Ziziphus jujuba cultivar Dongzao chromosome 8, ASM3175591v1 genome is shown below.
aaacaaaaaaaaaaaaaaaacttaatttgtttttttttttttttttcctcctaatTCTTTTGtatacaaaattaaaacccaAATTTTCATTTGAGCATATTATAAAATGACCTGCTTGAGGAAGAGGCTTTCCTCCATCTTGCCAGACGTAACAAAAAACTTAATACTTCTGATGGATCATGCAAAGAGTATGAAGCTTCTGTCCCCTTTGCTATAGAAGATACTATTATTGGAAACCCTTCTCCTCTACATCGTATTACCTGCCAaacaaattaaatcaaatataaaattagaacCTAATATAACATAATTGAATATagtaacaaaaaacaaataataataattatgattaaaaaatagtaatttaccTTGAATGCATCTTCATCGGTTCGATCATCCCCGATGTACAAAGGAAGGACTTCGCTGGAGTTGCTGACGCCGAGAGTCTCAAGTAAATATTCCAGGGCATGACCTTTATTCCATTGTATTGAGGGTCGAATTTCCATAACCTTGTTTTGATACAAATTAATCAAGAATAATATTAGTTGGCACTAATTATGTTTAGAATAATCatcaaagtaattaattaaatatataagagataatttattataaatcctACCTTTTTACCCTCAGTTAGGTGAAATTCTGGATACTTTTCAACCACAGACATCACCTTCTCTTCCAATATCCCATAATCCTgcataattgataatattttttttttactgtaaaTATCTCTTGCTTGAAGATATAAAAGTTGTATGCACATGTTTCCTTTTGTTTGAtaaaaaggtttaaaattttataagcaCATctgatgaaataataataataataataataaattaattaattaaataattaagattataatatatatctatatatatatatatatatatatatttttttttttacctcttcCCGGACCTTCCTGTAATGTACTGAAATGCAAAATCTATTATCTTCTACTTTTGCACCTGGGATTTTCCGGGTTTTTTCCTCGAGTTCTTTGAGTATCTGTGACAAATACATGAAATATATATCCCTATATTTAGCAACATTAACAACTTAACTACATGGAAACTATACGCAAAATTTGCAGctaagaaaacaaattttcttCAGCAATTAATTTAGGACAATTACTGAAAAATTAACTACACtatgatttcttttttcaaattataacacataaattatgatttcttttttcaaattataacaCATAAATCTAACCTCTTTAATGGTAGGCAGAAACATTTTAGCAGGTTGGAATATAACTTCACTGCCCTGCAAAGGTAAGAAGAATTTGCATTATTGATATATACAATTGAGATTAACCTAAAATGAGCATAGAATGTGTATAAataatagttaattaataattaattgaatttacCTTTTTATCAAGGGATTTGGTTTGGTACTTGCCATCACTAGACTTCACGAGTGGTCTTGCAGGGGCCATGATGTCCATCCCATGACTCCCCGCATAATACACATTACTCAATTTTACAAATTCTTTCACCTATACAtcccattattaatttattaaccataattaattcctcaaaaATCAAAGCTtaattatacaaaaaataaaaaataataaaaaaatcagtaATTAGTAGCAAAGTAATTATGGCCAAGTACTTAATTGATTACCTTGTCCCTACCCCTTCCACTGACAATTGCTGTGGGGAAATATTTTGCTACTTCACGTACTGCACCGCGCATCTGCAGGCAGCCAAATTATTACATGCCAATCAACCTCTCATTtcgatataaaaatatatatatttatacctttttattaaattaataaaaatacaaaaatctcTTTTGTCaaaagaattaataaataaatgatatctatatatgtatatatatatatatatatacatatgtatgtatatatatatacacatatgtatgtatatacctCATCGGACATGAAAGCACGATCAGGATCGTCCACAATGGGTGAGAGGGTCCCATCGTAATCCAGAAACACCACAATCCTCTTCCCTTTTGCTGCTTTCATCATCCGATCAAATGAGCCCAATGCAGAAGGATGTTCCACCTAATCCCAacgaattaaataaataaatggataacAAGGTCAGGTCACAGACTCACTCAGACTCAGACAGCCAACTCCaaaaatttccagcaaatatatatatttttcagaaACCCCCATTTGCTTCCCTATTAATGTCTACTGCTTTTGTATCTTGCAGAGCTGCCCATAATTTCCATTTACTTTATGTTATTTCAACCACTCCTCTT
Proteins encoded:
- the LOC107414574 gene encoding probable trehalose-phosphate phosphatase C isoform X2, encoding MGLQRSSSSTNKQKNIKVYSITNVAEKEDKDGDCLFTSITSNLYDQTSDSTYTSWRVEHPSALGSFDRMMKAAKGKRIVVFLDYDGTLSPIVDDPDRAFMSDEMRGAVREVAKYFPTAIVSGRGRDKVKEFVKLSNVYYAGSHGMDIMAPARPLVKSSDGKYQTKSLDKKGSEVIFQPAKMFLPTIKEILKELEEKTRKIPGAKVEDNRFCISVHYRKVREEDYGILEEKVMSVVEKYPEFHLTEGKKVMEIRPSIQWNKGHALEYLLETLGVSNSSEVLPLYIGDDRTDEDAFKVIRCRGEGFPIIVSSIAKGTEASYSLHDPSEVLSFLLRLARWRKASSSSRSFYNMLK
- the LOC107414574 gene encoding probable trehalose-phosphate phosphatase C isoform X1, translated to MIISNLNLQAMGLQRSSSSTNKQKNIKVYSITNVAEKEDKDGDCLFTSITSNLYDQTSDSTYTSWRVEHPSALGSFDRMMKAAKGKRIVVFLDYDGTLSPIVDDPDRAFMSDEMRGAVREVAKYFPTAIVSGRGRDKVKEFVKLSNVYYAGSHGMDIMAPARPLVKSSDGKYQTKSLDKKGSEVIFQPAKMFLPTIKEILKELEEKTRKIPGAKVEDNRFCISVHYRKVREEDYGILEEKVMSVVEKYPEFHLTEGKKVMEIRPSIQWNKGHALEYLLETLGVSNSSEVLPLYIGDDRTDEDAFKVIRCRGEGFPIIVSSIAKGTEASYSLHDPSEVLSFLLRLARWRKASSSSRSFYNMLK